In one window of Bacteriovorax sp. BAL6_X DNA:
- the aspA gene encoding aspartate ammonia-lyase: MKNRIEEDLLGQLEINNEMLYGIHTQRALNNFQISNAKIGDYPNFVKGMVLTKKAAAAANKEIGTMEDDKCDMIISACDEILTNLDKYLKYFPTDVFQGGAGTSVNMNTNEVIANVALEMNGHKRGEYGVLNPNDHVNKSQSTNDAYPTGFRVAVYFYMTKVIERIQGLSDSFEKKGIEFEKVLKMGRTQLQDAVPMSLGDEFHSWAVNLREEVRSLSRCRDLVLEVNLGATAIGTGLNAHDRYSDLAIGFLSEFTDGNFVKSENLIEATSDCGAYVMISGSLKRTAVKLSKICNDLRLLSSGPRCGLNEINLPELQAGSSIMPAKVNPVIPEVVNQVCFKVIGNDMTITMAAEAGQLQLNVMEPVIAQSLFESVDLLSHAASTLKEKCIEGITANEEHTTNMVLNSVGIITYLNPFIGHHMGDIIGKEAVKTGKSIRELVLEKKLLSEEELDEILSVENLIKPKYRAKLFK, translated from the coding sequence ATGAAGAATCGAATCGAAGAAGATTTACTTGGACAGTTAGAAATAAATAACGAAATGCTCTATGGGATTCATACTCAAAGGGCCCTAAATAATTTTCAAATATCAAATGCTAAAATAGGGGACTATCCTAACTTTGTTAAAGGAATGGTTCTGACAAAGAAGGCAGCAGCAGCGGCCAATAAAGAAATTGGAACAATGGAAGATGATAAGTGCGATATGATTATTAGCGCTTGTGATGAGATCCTGACCAACTTAGATAAATATCTTAAATATTTTCCAACGGATGTCTTTCAAGGTGGTGCGGGAACTTCTGTAAATATGAATACTAATGAAGTTATTGCTAACGTGGCACTTGAGATGAATGGACATAAGCGTGGTGAATATGGAGTTCTAAACCCAAACGATCACGTTAATAAATCACAATCAACAAATGATGCGTACCCAACAGGATTCCGTGTAGCAGTTTACTTTTATATGACTAAAGTAATTGAGCGCATTCAAGGACTTTCAGACAGTTTTGAGAAGAAGGGGATTGAATTTGAGAAGGTGCTTAAGATGGGGAGAACACAACTCCAAGATGCTGTTCCAATGTCTCTAGGTGATGAATTTCATTCATGGGCCGTTAACCTTCGAGAAGAGGTAAGGTCATTATCTCGTTGTCGTGACTTAGTTCTTGAAGTAAATCTGGGAGCAACTGCAATTGGCACAGGACTGAATGCTCATGATCGTTATTCTGACTTGGCAATTGGTTTTCTTTCTGAATTCACTGATGGAAATTTTGTGAAATCTGAAAACTTAATTGAAGCGACTTCAGATTGTGGAGCTTATGTTATGATTTCAGGCTCTTTAAAAAGAACAGCTGTTAAGCTTTCAAAGATTTGTAATGACTTAAGACTTCTTTCTTCTGGGCCACGCTGTGGCCTTAATGAAATTAACCTTCCCGAACTACAGGCCGGTTCTTCAATTATGCCGGCAAAGGTAAACCCTGTTATTCCTGAAGTTGTTAATCAAGTGTGTTTCAAAGTTATTGGAAATGATATGACAATAACAATGGCTGCTGAAGCAGGACAACTTCAACTTAATGTTATGGAGCCAGTTATTGCTCAGTCTCTGTTTGAATCAGTCGACCTTCTAAGTCACGCGGCTTCGACGCTAAAAGAAAAGTGTATCGAAGGAATTACTGCCAATGAGGAGCATACGACAAATATGGTTTTAAACTCAGTTGGTATCATTACTTACTTAAATCCATTCATTGGCCATCACATGGGTGATATCATTGGGAAAGAAGCAGTTAAGACTGGAAAATCAATTCGTGAATTAGTCCTTGAGAAGAAGTTGCTATCTGAAGAAGAGCTTGATGAGATCTTATCAGTTGAAAATTTAATTAAGCCTAAGTACAGAGCAAAATTATTTAAATAA
- a CDS encoding Crp/Fnr family transcriptional regulator, with protein MAQSQTQKQHKSGIVRFKAGEVLFNQNDPADSLYIIQKGQIRLYIPKGQGFVEIAILRAGEVIGEMAYFDNKGSRRSCSAAAIVPTDVVRVTFSAFDKTMQGLNPWFKTIVNTLADRLRKTNDRVKALESNSVGFGKDGKVGEYVFFHTTDVLRILAGIYLSSKVHAQKGEDGAHRIHISSIRYYLFDIFGVSEIKFEEMIELLKREGLIIMEDDKDGQPKLVKIPDLESLRSIVAFINAEKIKTDDKKIKTSKKCNLILSRMKHQLLAKGVTKGKASADLSAVINELKEGEAIVNPEDIRPAIISGVVEDIFVDDKGNMTNVVDMDKLTKTLPGLIFQVAWQRLNEEKAGNSY; from the coding sequence ATGGCCCAATCTCAAACACAAAAGCAACATAAATCTGGTATCGTACGTTTCAAAGCGGGCGAAGTTCTTTTCAACCAAAACGATCCAGCAGATTCTCTTTATATTATTCAAAAAGGACAGATCAGACTCTATATTCCAAAGGGGCAGGGCTTTGTTGAAATCGCTATTCTTCGCGCCGGTGAAGTAATTGGTGAGATGGCCTATTTTGATAATAAGGGTTCGAGAAGAAGTTGTTCTGCTGCTGCTATTGTTCCTACTGATGTTGTACGTGTTACTTTTAGTGCGTTTGATAAAACAATGCAGGGATTAAACCCATGGTTTAAAACAATTGTTAATACTCTGGCCGATCGCCTGCGAAAAACTAATGACCGCGTAAAGGCGCTAGAATCAAATTCTGTTGGTTTTGGTAAGGATGGAAAAGTAGGTGAGTATGTCTTTTTTCATACAACAGATGTACTAAGGATTCTTGCAGGTATTTATCTTTCTTCAAAGGTTCACGCCCAAAAAGGTGAAGACGGTGCCCACCGTATTCACATCAGTTCTATTCGATATTACTTATTCGATATCTTTGGTGTTTCAGAAATTAAATTTGAAGAGATGATTGAGCTTTTAAAAAGAGAAGGTTTGATTATCATGGAAGATGATAAAGACGGACAGCCTAAACTTGTTAAGATTCCAGATCTAGAAAGTCTTCGAAGTATAGTCGCTTTTATTAATGCGGAAAAAATAAAAACAGATGATAAAAAAATTAAAACATCAAAGAAGTGCAACCTTATACTATCACGAATGAAGCATCAGCTTCTTGCAAAAGGTGTTACTAAGGGAAAAGCATCGGCCGATCTTTCAGCTGTCATTAATGAATTGAAGGAAGGGGAAGCAATCGTAAATCCTGAAGATATTCGTCCTGCCATTATATCTGGAGTAGTAGAAGATATTTTTGTGGATGATAAAGGTAATATGACCAATGTCGTAGACATGGATAAGCTAACAAAAACTCTACCTGGCCTTATCTTTCAAGTTGCTTGGCAGCGACTTAATGAAGAAAAGGCCGGTAATAGTTATTAA
- a CDS encoding TIGR02530 family flagellar biosynthesis protein, translated as MGTKDISNFHIPNVSQVPGSKKVDLRNRLGNVSGGNEAAQSEFKNLLNDQISNEKINKAHHLDQLAQTQREHGIQLSTHAAKRLQERNIDIDSNEFFKLKDAFQKLQSKGGRDSLVITDKAAYIVDVAAKKVVTAIDKGSIESNVFTKIDSTVLV; from the coding sequence ATGGGAACTAAAGATATTTCAAATTTTCATATTCCAAATGTAAGCCAGGTTCCTGGTTCGAAGAAAGTTGATCTTCGTAACCGCCTTGGTAACGTTAGTGGTGGTAATGAAGCTGCTCAGTCAGAATTTAAAAATCTTCTGAATGATCAGATCTCTAATGAGAAGATCAATAAAGCGCATCACTTAGATCAGTTAGCGCAAACTCAAAGAGAACATGGAATTCAACTTTCGACTCATGCTGCAAAGAGACTGCAGGAGAGAAATATTGATATTGATAGTAATGAATTTTTTAAGCTAAAGGATGCTTTCCAGAAACTTCAAAGTAAAGGGGGAAGGGATTCTTTAGTGATTACAGATAAAGCAGCCTATATCGTGGATGTAGCGGCCAAGAAGGTAGTTACGGCCATTGATAAGGGAAGTATAGAGAGTAACGTTTTTACAAAAATTGATTCGACTGTATTGGTTTAA
- a CDS encoding thiolase family protein, translating to MSVYILSGARTPSGSFLSSLSQVGATRLGATAIEAAVEKAGIAKDKVDEVFMGNVVQAGVGQAPARQAAIFAGLSEATPCTTINKVCGSGMKTIISGAQSIMTGDNQVVVAGGMENMSQAPHLLMNSRTGVAKFGAAEVKDAMQWDGLWDVYSDQAMGNCAEECTEKYNLTREAQDAYSIESFKRAQAAIEAGIFKDEIAPVTIKGRKGDTVVSEDEGPFKAKFDKIPGLRPAFKKDGTITAANASTINDGAAAVVLAGEEYKDQADFKVVGWASHAQAPTWFTTAPIEAMKKNLEKTGLKISDIDVFEINEAFAAVPMAAMEEMGIDHAKLNIYGSGVSLGHPIGTSGTRIVVTLMTAMKNQNAKYGLASICIGGGEALSLILEKIK from the coding sequence ATGAGTGTTTATATTTTATCTGGTGCAAGAACGCCAAGTGGAAGTTTTCTAAGCTCACTTTCTCAAGTTGGAGCAACTCGTTTAGGTGCAACTGCAATCGAAGCTGCTGTTGAAAAAGCAGGTATCGCTAAAGATAAAGTTGATGAAGTATTTATGGGTAACGTTGTACAGGCCGGTGTAGGACAAGCCCCAGCTCGCCAAGCTGCAATCTTTGCAGGCCTAAGTGAAGCAACTCCATGTACAACAATTAATAAAGTATGTGGATCAGGAATGAAGACAATTATCTCTGGTGCTCAGTCAATTATGACAGGTGATAACCAAGTTGTTGTTGCTGGTGGTATGGAGAATATGTCACAAGCTCCACACTTACTAATGAACTCTAGAACTGGTGTTGCAAAATTTGGTGCAGCAGAAGTTAAAGATGCTATGCAGTGGGATGGACTATGGGATGTTTATTCTGATCAAGCAATGGGAAATTGTGCAGAAGAATGTACTGAGAAATATAACCTAACAAGAGAAGCACAAGATGCTTACTCAATTGAGTCTTTTAAAAGAGCTCAAGCGGCAATTGAAGCAGGGATTTTTAAAGATGAAATTGCTCCAGTAACAATCAAAGGCCGTAAAGGTGACACAGTTGTTTCTGAGGACGAAGGTCCATTCAAGGCAAAATTCGATAAGATCCCAGGACTAAGACCAGCTTTCAAAAAAGATGGAACAATTACTGCAGCAAATGCTTCAACAATTAATGATGGTGCTGCTGCTGTTGTTCTTGCAGGAGAAGAGTATAAAGACCAAGCGGATTTTAAAGTCGTTGGATGGGCATCACACGCTCAAGCGCCAACTTGGTTTACAACAGCTCCAATCGAAGCAATGAAAAAGAACTTAGAGAAAACTGGACTAAAAATTTCAGATATTGATGTTTTTGAAATTAACGAAGCTTTCGCAGCTGTACCAATGGCAGCTATGGAAGAGATGGGAATTGATCATGCAAAACTAAATATCTACGGTTCAGGAGTATCTCTTGGTCACCCAATTGGAACTTCAGGAACTCGTATTGTTGTAACTCTTATGACGGCCATGAAAAACCAAAATGCAAAGTACGGTTTGGCCTCTATTTGCATCGGTGGCGGTGAAGCGTTATCATTGATATTAGAAAAAATTAAATAA
- a CDS encoding flagellar hook assembly protein FlgD produces the protein MPGIGKPQQRNSFSQIGMAPRQTKGNGKGSVGEELNRIAGNNIADQKFVDAKDHNKMGQEGFLKLLSHQLTHQDPMKPMDQKQLSADLAQFSQLEQMTNMNQKLENMGKNDPQELKFFGASFLGKEILTKGSSVTYDGQSFRKDVPFFLDKEAKNVMVNIYDKNRQLIGKVEAENLGRGQHTLTWNGRQLDNTRAAKGDYTLEVWAFDKDMNKFKGETKSTGVVNAVDFDNGETIFTLENGKKVFLRDVDSFKQASNNGSEMNDKNIAALQKRAAQNYNNINNSANQ, from the coding sequence ATGCCAGGAATTGGAAAACCACAACAGAGAAATTCATTTTCACAAATCGGTATGGCCCCTCGCCAGACGAAGGGGAATGGAAAAGGTTCAGTTGGTGAAGAACTAAACCGTATTGCTGGTAATAATATCGCTGATCAAAAATTTGTTGATGCTAAAGATCACAATAAAATGGGACAAGAAGGTTTCTTAAAACTTCTATCTCACCAACTAACTCATCAAGACCCAATGAAGCCAATGGATCAAAAACAACTTTCTGCAGATCTAGCTCAATTTTCTCAATTAGAGCAGATGACAAATATGAACCAAAAGCTTGAAAATATGGGGAAGAATGACCCACAAGAATTAAAGTTTTTTGGTGCAAGTTTCTTAGGAAAAGAAATTCTAACGAAAGGTTCATCAGTTACTTATGATGGTCAATCTTTTAGAAAAGATGTTCCATTTTTCTTAGATAAAGAAGCTAAGAATGTTATGGTTAATATCTATGATAAAAATCGCCAATTAATTGGAAAGGTTGAAGCTGAAAACCTAGGAAGAGGACAACACACTCTAACTTGGAATGGACGTCAACTTGATAATACCAGAGCTGCAAAAGGTGATTATACTCTTGAGGTTTGGGCCTTTGATAAGGACATGAATAAATTTAAGGGTGAAACAAAGTCGACAGGTGTTGTTAATGCTGTTGATTTTGATAATGGAGAAACAATTTTCACTCTAGAAAATGGAAAAAAAGTTTTTCTTCGTGACGTTGATAGCTTCAAACAAGCTTCTAATAATGGTTCAGAAATGAACGATAAAAATATTGCCGCATTGCAAAAGAGAGCGGCTCAAAACTATAATAATATTAACAATTCCGCTAACCAATAA
- a CDS encoding GYF domain-containing protein, with translation MAQWYYVEKGERVGPVELEEVEVLFGKGKLTPDSYVWTKGFDNWKLISEATELGHLLNKRVVDELPPELDMPPVIDDQHVVLYSWEDIKDDEKIITIKIGLDRGTDEVEYGPFSVIDLQKAYKQNRINEKTLAYIPGENEWVFLAETPIAKKVMGSVPPLITDDERRLNLRKPFVARMFFHDSQQVFEGVCRDISIGGMQVLVSNFPFNVGDEVTLNVHPENTDYHFIASGLVVRHLNENQGFALRFVNLSDEAESSIKSYIG, from the coding sequence ATGGCACAATGGTATTACGTTGAAAAAGGTGAAAGAGTAGGACCTGTTGAATTGGAAGAGGTTGAAGTTCTATTTGGAAAGGGCAAGCTTACACCTGACAGCTATGTTTGGACAAAGGGATTTGATAATTGGAAGTTAATTTCTGAGGCCACAGAGCTAGGTCACTTATTAAATAAGAGAGTTGTGGATGAACTTCCTCCTGAGCTTGATATGCCTCCTGTAATAGACGATCAACATGTCGTTCTTTACTCGTGGGAAGACATCAAAGATGATGAAAAAATCATTACGATAAAAATTGGACTTGATCGCGGTACCGATGAAGTAGAGTATGGCCCATTTAGTGTGATTGATTTACAAAAAGCTTATAAGCAAAATCGTATTAATGAAAAAACTCTTGCCTATATTCCTGGTGAAAATGAGTGGGTATTCCTTGCCGAAACTCCAATTGCAAAAAAAGTCATGGGCTCTGTTCCTCCTTTAATTACTGATGATGAAAGAAGACTTAATCTGCGTAAGCCATTTGTTGCACGTATGTTCTTCCATGATTCTCAACAAGTGTTTGAAGGTGTTTGTCGTGATATTTCTATCGGTGGAATGCAAGTTCTTGTTTCAAACTTTCCATTTAATGTAGGGGATGAAGTAACGCTAAATGTTCACCCTGAAAATACTGATTACCACTTTATTGCTTCTGGACTTGTCGTTCGTCACTTAAATGAAAACCAAGGTTTTGCTCTACGCTTTGTTAATCTATCTGATGAAGCAGAAAGCTCGATCAAAAGTTATATCGGGTAG
- a CDS encoding flagellar FliJ family protein produces MRREKFKLQGLLKLREFKEQKVKLELGQINIEKGRLNEAIAKCHQDIEETYRAQEAFFDTYTSGRNAQFFPMFIQSKRNEIKVLENQLHAVERQYQEKVKELSVAKGEVKVIDNLKNEFESEQNRVIEKKRQEAIDELMMAKRHAQKLAGEA; encoded by the coding sequence TTGCGTAGAGAAAAGTTTAAACTACAAGGCCTATTAAAGTTAAGAGAGTTCAAAGAACAAAAAGTGAAACTTGAACTCGGGCAGATTAATATCGAAAAAGGCCGTTTAAACGAAGCAATTGCCAAGTGTCACCAAGATATTGAAGAAACATATAGGGCACAAGAAGCCTTCTTTGATACGTATACCTCAGGTAGGAATGCTCAGTTCTTTCCAATGTTTATTCAATCTAAAAGAAACGAAATTAAGGTATTAGAAAATCAATTACATGCTGTTGAAAGGCAATATCAAGAGAAGGTGAAAGAACTTTCTGTTGCTAAAGGTGAAGTAAAGGTAATTGATAATTTAAAAAATGAATTTGAATCAGAACAAAATAGAGTCATTGAAAAGAAGCGCCAAGAAGCTATTGATGAATTAATGATGGCTAAAAGGCATGCTCAAAAATTGGCCGGGGAAGCTTAA
- a CDS encoding FliH/SctL family protein, with amino-acid sequence MTRDIKEYEFHSFSQKPLNSSVEEFEFQDFEGMSIREIEEKQKIIRVEREMAKDTGFDLNPIVHEHRGVRAQEENDFSQAVQEEVARQIEAIKDDAYREGLELGREQGKEEVKNELAGAAEEKILLLNDMVSEVLSTQVGLLSAQKMQTYTLLRTIAKWIVLKELKDDGEYIIRLLEKLIVEAQTKENLLIRVNEKHFEQMPEVLEVVQGKLGELTNTRVEIDYDIEAPGIVVESQNGIVNGSLKTQLDSLDKLFEAVGLASSEDDSDESQ; translated from the coding sequence ATGACTCGTGATATAAAAGAATATGAATTTCACTCTTTCTCTCAAAAACCACTTAACTCTAGTGTTGAGGAATTTGAGTTTCAAGATTTCGAAGGTATGTCGATTCGTGAAATTGAAGAGAAACAGAAGATTATTCGCGTTGAAAGAGAAATGGCCAAAGATACTGGTTTTGATCTTAACCCTATTGTTCACGAACATAGAGGAGTACGTGCTCAAGAAGAGAATGACTTTTCTCAAGCTGTCCAGGAAGAGGTAGCGCGTCAAATTGAAGCAATCAAAGATGATGCATACCGTGAAGGACTTGAGTTAGGACGTGAACAAGGAAAAGAAGAAGTAAAGAATGAGCTTGCTGGAGCAGCTGAAGAAAAGATTCTTCTTTTAAATGATATGGTTTCAGAAGTTTTAAGTACTCAAGTAGGACTTCTTTCTGCTCAAAAAATGCAAACATATACATTGCTTAGAACAATTGCAAAATGGATTGTTCTTAAAGAGCTTAAAGATGACGGTGAGTATATTATTCGTCTTCTAGAAAAACTTATAGTAGAAGCGCAAACAAAAGAAAATCTTCTAATTCGTGTCAATGAGAAGCATTTTGAACAAATGCCTGAAGTCTTAGAAGTTGTTCAAGGTAAACTTGGAGAACTGACTAACACTCGTGTTGAAATTGACTATGATATAGAAGCACCAGGTATTGTCGTTGAATCTCAAAACGGTATTGTCAATGGTAGCTTGAAGACGCAATTAGATAGTCTTGATAAGTTATTTGAAGCAGTAGGATTAGCAAGTTCAGAGGACGACTCGGATGAATCACAATAA
- a CDS encoding FliI/YscN family ATPase: protein MNHNNFSTLDLEAIHKAYEYATPYQKVGKVCASKGMLYEVNLSRAVIGSNVEFVTEFGDRCLGEVVSIDGPKCLTMPYSEIAGINSETKVFLKELVTKVNVGEQYLGRVIDFQGNPIDGKGPIKRSNEVRSIFGEPINPLERPPISEMLDTGVNAINAFMTAGKGQRLAIMAGSGVGKSVTLGMVAQKSSADVNIIALIGERGREVREFIEHDLGEEGLKKSIVVVATSDTSALIRMKAAYVATTFAEYFRDQNKDVLLMMDSITRFAMASREISLSAGDPPGQKGYTPTVFAQLPKLMERAGTKADAGSITGIYTVLVEGGDMDEPIADAVRGISDGHIILSRALASKNQFPAIDVLQSLSRVMNKVVSSEHRVVAGHMRDLMSAYRDNEDLINVGAYSKGSNPKVDKAMIIIDQLNDLLKQMQGEDHYQTIDELYDSMVGLAKYAEEAYNSYEE, encoded by the coding sequence ATGAATCACAATAATTTCTCTACATTAGATTTAGAAGCAATTCATAAAGCATATGAATATGCTACTCCTTACCAAAAGGTAGGAAAGGTTTGTGCCTCAAAAGGTATGCTCTATGAAGTAAATCTTTCTAGGGCCGTTATTGGTTCTAACGTTGAATTCGTAACGGAATTTGGTGATCGTTGTCTTGGTGAAGTTGTTTCAATAGATGGCCCAAAATGTTTAACAATGCCTTATTCAGAGATAGCTGGAATCAATTCAGAAACAAAAGTATTTTTAAAAGAGCTAGTTACAAAAGTTAATGTTGGAGAGCAATACCTTGGACGTGTAATCGACTTTCAAGGAAATCCAATTGACGGAAAAGGACCAATTAAAAGATCAAATGAGGTTAGATCAATTTTTGGAGAACCAATTAACCCATTAGAGCGTCCACCAATTTCTGAAATGCTAGATACTGGTGTTAATGCAATAAATGCTTTTATGACGGCAGGAAAGGGACAGCGTCTTGCTATTATGGCCGGGTCAGGTGTTGGTAAGTCTGTTACGCTTGGAATGGTTGCACAGAAATCGTCAGCTGATGTTAATATTATTGCTCTAATCGGAGAACGTGGTCGTGAGGTTCGTGAGTTTATCGAACATGACCTTGGAGAAGAAGGCTTAAAGAAGTCAATTGTAGTTGTTGCAACATCTGATACTTCTGCCCTTATTCGTATGAAGGCTGCATATGTGGCAACAACATTCGCTGAATATTTTAGAGATCAAAATAAAGACGTTCTCCTAATGATGGACTCGATAACACGTTTTGCTATGGCGTCTCGTGAAATCTCGTTAAGTGCTGGAGATCCTCCAGGTCAAAAAGGTTATACACCAACTGTATTTGCACAACTTCCGAAATTAATGGAGCGTGCTGGGACAAAAGCTGATGCAGGTTCCATTACAGGTATTTATACTGTTCTTGTTGAAGGGGGAGATATGGATGAGCCGATTGCTGATGCCGTTAGGGGGATTAGTGATGGACACATCATTTTATCTCGTGCCCTTGCTTCAAAGAACCAATTCCCTGCGATTGACGTTCTACAATCACTATCGAGGGTAATGAATAAAGTTGTTTCAAGTGAGCATCGTGTTGTTGCAGGACATATGCGTGATCTTATGTCTGCTTATCGTGATAATGAAGATCTGATTAATGTCGGTGCTTACTCTAAAGGTTCAAACCCTAAGGTTGATAAGGCCATGATCATTATCGATCAACTAAACGACTTATTAAAGCAAATGCAAGGTGAGGATCATTACCAAACGATTGATGAATTATACGATTCAATGGTTGGCCTCGCAAAGTATGCAGAAGAAGCATATAACTCATATGAGGAGTAA
- the fliG gene encoding flagellar motor switch protein FliG, translated as MADQSLDPDVEYSLLSGQDKAALLLSSLGVSTTQLIFAHMRDNDVKRLINAMSNVKKAPIWMIKRVLEEFYSELNEENDLLFSDNSSRDFIVNALGEDRAKQLLGQIIDVGANQTLESLELVDTRTLANFLINEHPQTIALIIAHLSAERKVDVLRRLPEGLQAEVVLRVANLDFVSPELIAQLDDVLKTELSTLGTIDTNQLGGVEPIADMLNLMDKNSEKNIMGRVEEKDPELAEEIRKLMFVFEDLVYVDDRGIQALLKEVDQQKLVIALKTAPEEIKAKLFRNMSNRAATLLQEDLDALGPTKLSDVEKAQAEIVHKCKELEQQGKAFISRGGDGDALV; from the coding sequence GTGGCCGATCAATCATTAGACCCAGATGTAGAATACTCGCTACTATCAGGACAAGACAAAGCAGCACTTCTGCTTAGTTCCCTTGGTGTGAGTACGACACAACTTATATTCGCACATATGCGCGATAATGACGTAAAACGTCTTATCAATGCGATGTCTAATGTTAAGAAAGCGCCAATTTGGATGATCAAGCGTGTTCTTGAAGAATTCTATTCTGAGCTTAACGAAGAAAATGATCTACTTTTCTCTGATAACTCATCAAGAGACTTTATTGTAAATGCTTTAGGGGAAGATCGTGCCAAACAACTTCTTGGTCAAATTATTGATGTTGGTGCCAACCAGACACTAGAGTCACTGGAGCTAGTTGATACCAGAACTCTTGCAAACTTCTTAATTAATGAGCACCCGCAAACAATCGCGCTTATTATTGCTCACTTATCCGCAGAGCGAAAGGTTGATGTTTTAAGACGTCTTCCAGAAGGTCTACAGGCCGAAGTAGTATTAAGAGTAGCAAACCTTGATTTTGTATCTCCTGAGCTTATCGCACAACTTGATGATGTACTTAAGACTGAGCTTTCAACTCTTGGAACTATCGATACAAATCAACTAGGTGGTGTTGAACCAATCGCAGATATGCTTAACCTTATGGATAAGAACTCTGAGAAAAATATTATGGGACGTGTTGAGGAGAAAGATCCTGAACTTGCAGAGGAAATTCGTAAACTTATGTTTGTTTTCGAAGATCTTGTTTATGTTGATGATCGTGGTATCCAAGCACTTCTTAAAGAAGTTGATCAACAGAAACTTGTTATTGCTCTTAAGACTGCTCCTGAAGAAATTAAAGCGAAGCTATTTAGAAATATGTCAAACCGTGCAGCAACACTTCTACAGGAAGACCTTGATGCTCTTGGGCCAACGAAGCTTTCTGATGTTGAAAAAGCTCAAGCTGAAATTGTACATAAGTGTAAAGAACTTGAACAACAAGGTAAGGCGTTTATCTCCCGTGGTGGAGATGGCGATGCCCTTGTTTAA
- a CDS encoding flagellar hook protein FlgE: MSILRSFNIGVSGLSASGAGMNVVSDNISNAGTNGFKASRAEFQDVLAVSLKGIEGGDQFGAGTKLAHIKPIMTQGDVARTESITDLAIQGDGFFKVKAPFGNGYSRDGSMHFNKDGELVNSDGYKVIGFKSNEDGTLTNKEGEIKLGNTTIPAQATEKVKLSMNLDSRVSVKQFDPNNPEETSNFSSSITVYDNVGTARLVTAYYNKSADNNWTYRIMADGADAQGGEAGKMVEMAQGQLVFNDKGQLQEEIESSNSFNFNKGAQQGQKIEFSWGESIAEGGDGTDASTQYGSGSAVARHTQDGASAATLGSLSFNDDGILTAVYDNGETRDIAQIAIAKFDNNEGLFKMGKNLFKESKNSGQPAMGKPGEAGRGQVLSKSIELSNVDIASEFVNLMTSQRNFQANAKTISTADKMMQEIFRIKG, encoded by the coding sequence ATGAGTATTTTACGATCATTTAACATTGGTGTATCTGGTTTAAGCGCTTCAGGAGCGGGGATGAATGTTGTTTCAGATAACATTTCAAATGCTGGAACGAACGGTTTTAAAGCTTCAAGAGCTGAATTCCAAGATGTACTTGCAGTCTCTCTAAAAGGGATCGAAGGTGGGGATCAATTTGGTGCTGGTACAAAGCTAGCTCACATTAAGCCGATCATGACTCAAGGTGATGTAGCAAGAACTGAATCAATCACAGACCTTGCAATTCAAGGTGATGGTTTCTTTAAAGTAAAAGCTCCATTCGGAAATGGATATTCTAGAGATGGTTCAATGCACTTTAACAAAGACGGTGAGCTTGTTAACAGTGATGGATATAAAGTAATTGGTTTCAAATCAAATGAAGATGGAACACTTACAAATAAAGAAGGTGAAATTAAGCTAGGAAACACAACAATTCCAGCTCAAGCAACTGAAAAAGTTAAGCTTTCTATGAACTTAGACTCAAGAGTTTCTGTAAAACAATTCGATCCAAATAATCCAGAAGAAACTTCAAACTTTTCTTCTTCAATTACAGTATATGACAATGTAGGTACAGCTCGTCTTGTAACTGCATACTATAATAAATCAGCTGATAACAATTGGACTTATAGAATCATGGCCGATGGTGCTGATGCTCAAGGTGGTGAAGCTGGTAAGATGGTTGAAATGGCACAAGGTCAACTTGTATTCAACGATAAAGGTCAACTTCAAGAAGAGATCGAATCTTCAAACTCTTTCAACTTCAATAAAGGTGCACAACAAGGTCAAAAAATTGAATTCTCTTGGGGGGAATCAATTGCTGAAGGTGGAGACGGTACTGATGCTTCAACTCAGTATGGTTCAGGTTCTGCAGTTGCTAGACACACTCAAGATGGTGCTTCTGCCGCAACTCTTGGATCTCTATCATTCAATGATGATGGTATCCTTACAGCAGTATATGACAATGGTGAGACAAGAGATATCGCTCAAATCGCTATTGCAAAATTTGATAATAACGAAGGTCTTTTCAAAATGGGGAAAAACCTTTTCAAAGAATCTAAAAACTCTGGTCAACCAGCAATGGGGAAGCCAGGAGAAGCGGGACGTGGACAAGTTCTTTCAAAGTCAATCGAGCTTTCAAACGTTGATATCGCAAGTGAGTTCGTTAACCTAATGACGTCTCAAAGAAACTTCCAAGCTAATGCTAAGACTATCTCTACAGCAGATAAAATGATGCAAGAGATTTTCAGAATTAAGGGTTAA